A genomic segment from Sporichthya brevicatena encodes:
- a CDS encoding SDR family NAD(P)-dependent oxidoreductase: MRSLTGLTAVVTGGNGGLGLGLAVGIAKAGGNVAIWARNAERNAAAVEEISRHGGKAIAIAGDVSDEADIEAAMKQTVAELGPLGCFVANAGIHAATPLIDTSLDEWRRVLAVNLDGGFLCTREAARQFVSQGQGGSIIVVSSTIVRYGAAGNAAYAASKCGLAGLGRTLAVELARHRVRCNILIPGWTRTGMNVDLQANEAFMKATTSRTPVRRWADPEEFHEVAAFLADPKLTFHTGNEVFVDGGYTIF; this comes from the coding sequence ATGCGCAGTTTGACGGGTCTGACCGCCGTCGTCACGGGCGGCAACGGCGGCCTCGGGCTCGGCCTCGCGGTGGGCATCGCCAAGGCCGGCGGGAACGTCGCGATCTGGGCCCGCAACGCCGAGCGCAACGCCGCCGCCGTCGAGGAGATCTCCCGTCACGGCGGCAAGGCGATCGCCATCGCCGGCGACGTCAGCGACGAGGCCGACATCGAGGCCGCGATGAAGCAGACCGTCGCCGAGCTCGGTCCGCTCGGGTGCTTCGTCGCCAACGCCGGCATCCACGCTGCCACTCCCCTGATCGACACCTCGCTCGACGAGTGGCGCCGGGTCCTGGCCGTGAACCTCGACGGCGGATTTCTCTGCACGCGCGAGGCCGCGCGCCAGTTCGTGAGCCAGGGTCAGGGCGGCTCGATCATCGTCGTCTCCTCGACGATCGTGCGATACGGCGCCGCCGGCAACGCCGCCTACGCGGCGTCGAAGTGCGGGCTCGCGGGGCTGGGACGCACCCTCGCCGTCGAACTCGCGCGCCACCGCGTGCGCTGCAACATCCTCATCCCGGGCTGGACCCGCACCGGGATGAACGTCGACCTGCAGGCCAACGAGGCCTTCATGAAGGCCACGACGTCGCGGACCCCGGTACGCCGCTGGGCGGATCCCGAGGAGTTCCACGAGGTGGCCGCCTTCCTCGCCGACCCGAAGCTCACGTTCCACACCGGCAACGAGGTCTTCGTCGACGGCGGTTACACGATCTTCTGA
- a CDS encoding cytochrome P450 translates to MSVEQCPYARVTRLADVTKLLRSKSALANEPELFANVAEDPVNGEINVREFLAASFIFSEGESHRQRRKLLNPLVRTDALAGIREDIILPEADRLLASMRPDAGGTVSLDLVEFLERVFIHFTAGLIGLTDLTDERIALFRSLAGPIAAGTSSAYLADRTAINAQALAAKARYRDEILLPSLTWHREMRRRIDAGEVHDDEVPNSFLKMAAAGLDPCWDDDDNVVVESSMLFAASVGTSTQSVVHTVDLLHTWFAAHPEDQAEATDPTFLLNALCETIRLRAPFSPYNTRRALEDHVLSDGTEICAGQELHVELMAANRDPDAFGAPHDFNPRRPSPEGSLARYGVGFGMGTHQCYGLRVVVGNDGKGGAHVELLRKLMSAGVRPDPDNPPTSLIKDMSKFAIADIPRYLTYPVTLSV, encoded by the coding sequence ATGTCCGTCGAACAGTGCCCTTATGCCCGAGTGACCCGGCTGGCGGACGTCACGAAGCTCCTGCGGTCCAAGTCCGCGTTGGCGAACGAGCCCGAGCTGTTCGCCAACGTGGCCGAGGACCCGGTCAACGGTGAGATCAACGTGCGCGAGTTCCTCGCCGCGTCGTTCATCTTCTCCGAGGGCGAATCACACCGGCAGCGCCGCAAGCTGCTGAACCCGCTCGTCCGGACCGACGCACTGGCCGGCATCCGGGAGGACATCATCCTTCCCGAGGCGGACCGGTTGCTGGCGTCGATGCGACCGGACGCCGGCGGAACCGTGTCCCTCGACCTCGTCGAGTTCCTCGAACGCGTCTTCATCCACTTCACCGCCGGGTTGATCGGCCTGACCGACCTGACCGACGAGCGCATCGCATTGTTCCGGTCCCTGGCGGGCCCGATCGCGGCGGGTACGAGTTCGGCCTATCTCGCCGATCGCACCGCGATCAACGCCCAAGCCCTCGCCGCCAAGGCGCGCTACCGGGACGAGATCCTGCTGCCGTCCCTGACCTGGCACCGCGAGATGCGCCGTCGGATCGACGCCGGCGAGGTCCACGACGACGAGGTACCGAACAGCTTCCTCAAGATGGCCGCCGCGGGCCTCGACCCCTGTTGGGACGACGACGACAACGTCGTCGTCGAGTCGTCCATGCTGTTCGCCGCCTCCGTCGGGACGAGCACGCAGTCGGTGGTGCACACGGTCGATCTGCTCCACACGTGGTTCGCGGCGCACCCGGAGGACCAGGCGGAGGCCACCGACCCCACGTTCCTGCTCAACGCGCTCTGCGAGACGATCCGGCTGCGCGCCCCGTTCTCCCCGTACAACACGCGCCGCGCGTTGGAGGACCACGTCCTCTCCGACGGCACCGAGATCTGCGCCGGCCAGGAGCTGCACGTCGAGCTGATGGCGGCCAACCGCGATCCCGACGCCTTCGGCGCCCCCCACGACTTCAACCCCCGCCGGCCGTCGCCCGAGGGGAGCCTCGCGCGGTACGGCGTCGGCTTCGGCATGGGGACGCACCAGTGCTACGGCCTGCGGGTTGTCGTCGGCAACGACGGCAAGGGCGGCGCGCACGTCGAGCTGCTCCGCAAACTGATGTCGGCGGGTGTCCGGCCCGACCCGGACAACCCGCCGACATCGCTCATCAAGGACATGAGCAAGTTCGCCATCGCGGACATCCCGCGATATCTCACCTACCCGGTGACGCTCTCCGTCTGA
- a CDS encoding cytochrome P450, with protein MTTSKCPVSSLVENFDFSDPRVRADPQAVWAELRKGPPTWSDNHGGHWVVSRYADVVQVVESPELYTSTQGTPFPPTGFPYPLPPSEADPPEHAKYRRMAAPFFTSRALSRLETSIRAVTRERLRSFVETGRADLAKDLAVHVPANVIAEMMGFPQSDAGWFVEITDRMLYTAERPELADENAAIGGELVGYLMKHLQARKTEPQDDLLTDLVQSTMDGRPLTPEEELGLAFFFLIAGHETTVGGVTYLLYRLGLNPDQRDALIADRTLLRGAIEEGLRIDSPVLHLSRVATQDTELGGAQIHAGDRVVVIYASANLDDAAFTDPDTFDIRRERNRHVAFSTGIHKCQGAGLARLEMSIVVDEVLGAIPDYVVDTDGVTFRNVQGVRSVATLPVTFTPGKAADIP; from the coding sequence ATGACGACTTCGAAGTGCCCGGTCTCCTCCCTGGTGGAGAACTTCGACTTCTCCGACCCGCGGGTCCGGGCCGACCCTCAGGCGGTGTGGGCCGAACTGCGCAAGGGCCCACCCACCTGGTCGGACAATCACGGCGGGCACTGGGTCGTCAGCCGTTACGCCGATGTGGTCCAGGTCGTCGAGAGCCCCGAGCTCTACACCTCGACGCAGGGCACGCCGTTCCCGCCGACCGGGTTCCCGTACCCGCTCCCCCCGAGCGAGGCTGACCCGCCGGAGCACGCGAAGTATCGCCGCATGGCGGCCCCGTTCTTCACCTCGCGCGCGCTGTCACGACTGGAGACCTCGATCCGGGCGGTCACCCGCGAGCGGCTGCGGTCTTTCGTCGAGACCGGCAGGGCCGACCTGGCGAAGGACCTCGCCGTTCACGTCCCCGCCAACGTCATCGCCGAGATGATGGGCTTCCCGCAGTCGGACGCCGGCTGGTTCGTCGAGATCACCGACCGGATGCTCTACACGGCCGAGCGGCCGGAATTGGCGGACGAGAACGCCGCCATCGGTGGCGAGCTCGTCGGCTACCTGATGAAGCACCTGCAGGCCCGCAAGACCGAGCCGCAGGACGATCTGCTGACCGACCTGGTCCAGTCCACGATGGACGGCCGGCCGCTCACGCCCGAGGAGGAGCTGGGCCTGGCCTTCTTCTTCCTCATCGCCGGGCACGAGACCACCGTCGGCGGCGTGACGTACCTGCTCTACCGTCTCGGCCTCAACCCCGACCAGCGCGACGCCCTGATCGCCGACCGCACGCTGCTGCGTGGCGCGATCGAGGAGGGCCTGCGCATCGACTCGCCCGTCCTCCACCTCTCCCGCGTGGCGACGCAGGACACCGAGCTCGGCGGCGCCCAGATTCACGCGGGCGACCGCGTCGTGGTCATCTACGCGTCCGCGAACCTCGACGACGCCGCGTTCACCGACCCGGACACGTTCGACATCCGCCGTGAGCGCAACCGCCACGTCGCGTTCAGCACGGGCATCCACAAGTGCCAGGGCGCCGGCCTCGCGCGGCTCGAGATGAGCATCGTCGTCGACGAGGTCCTGGGCGCGATCCCGGACTACGTCGTCGACACCGACGGCGTGACGTTCCGCAACGTCCAGGGCGTGCGCTCGGTCGCGACGCTGCCCGTGACCTTCACCCCCGGCAAGGCAGCTGACATCCCGTAA
- a CDS encoding LLM class flavin-dependent oxidoreductase, with amino-acid sequence MKFHLIQPGMIGRQHEIKQGMAGQKKVLYQRYLEEIRGYVKLADELGYASYGHNEHHLQLEGFEVTNHPGMFSLFVGMHAQRMRVSTLGYVLTTHNPVRAAEEIATLDHMLGGRLNVGFTRGYQSRWVGSYASVRGANATTPQDAKARGEVDTMNREIFEECVGIVKKAWLNSIFSHKGKYWQFPPETGLTGHPAYEKYGAGMGEDGMVHEIGIAPRCYQDPHPPLYGAFAHSMRTIDMWAREGGKPIVMANQMEFCEALWTRYMNTAAAAGRDVQREDAAAWGGVLMLGSDKKKLEHKKAEHDWYWHEFFLPFGQGYANCLIGDADEVSRQIEDAHKRLGFSEMWLQFGQGHLDPEENEEELYEFMEKVAPRFSTKAPDGTWV; translated from the coding sequence ATGAAGTTCCACCTCATCCAGCCGGGCATGATCGGGCGTCAGCACGAGATCAAGCAGGGCATGGCGGGCCAGAAAAAGGTCCTGTACCAGCGCTACCTCGAAGAGATCCGCGGCTACGTGAAGCTGGCCGACGAGCTCGGCTACGCGAGCTACGGCCACAACGAGCACCACCTCCAGCTGGAGGGGTTCGAGGTCACCAACCACCCGGGCATGTTCAGCCTCTTCGTCGGCATGCACGCCCAGCGCATGCGCGTGTCGACGCTCGGCTACGTGCTCACCACGCACAACCCGGTCCGCGCGGCCGAGGAGATCGCAACGCTGGACCACATGCTCGGCGGTCGGCTCAACGTCGGCTTCACCCGCGGCTACCAGTCCCGCTGGGTCGGCTCCTACGCCTCGGTCCGCGGCGCGAACGCGACCACCCCGCAGGACGCCAAGGCGCGCGGCGAGGTCGACACGATGAACCGCGAGATCTTCGAAGAGTGCGTCGGCATCGTGAAGAAGGCCTGGCTCAACTCGATCTTCTCGCACAAGGGCAAGTACTGGCAGTTCCCGCCGGAGACCGGCCTCACGGGGCACCCCGCCTACGAGAAGTACGGCGCCGGCATGGGCGAGGACGGCATGGTGCACGAGATCGGCATCGCGCCGCGCTGCTACCAGGACCCGCACCCGCCGCTGTACGGCGCGTTCGCGCACTCGATGCGCACGATCGACATGTGGGCCCGCGAGGGCGGCAAGCCGATCGTGATGGCGAACCAGATGGAGTTCTGCGAGGCCCTCTGGACGCGGTACATGAACACCGCCGCCGCCGCGGGCCGCGACGTCCAGCGCGAGGACGCGGCCGCCTGGGGCGGTGTGCTGATGCTCGGCAGCGACAAGAAGAAGCTTGAGCACAAGAAGGCCGAGCACGACTGGTACTGGCACGAGTTCTTCCTCCCCTTCGGCCAGGGCTACGCCAACTGCCTGATCGGCGACGCCGACGAGGTGTCGCGTCAGATCGAGGACGCCCACAAGCGCCTGGGCTTCAGCGAGATGTGGCTCCAGTTCGGCCAGGGTCACCTGGACCCCGAGGAGAACGAGGAAGAGCTGTACGAGTTCATGGAGAAGGTCGCGCCGCGCTTCTCCACCAAGGCGCCCGACGGCACCTGGGTCTGA
- a CDS encoding amidohydrolase family protein, which translates to MTTSEPLPLPSGVVDAWINPNLGALTNAATALFPDLAARMERGTTLEQLIDEMDAAGVAKGVLCSGYAGDGDREWCVRARDRYPERFALSHVVDPREGMAAVRLVEELVTGEGHRLIRLLGLQTQLYYNDPAYYPIYAKCVELGVPVSVNVGFPGPHVPSKYQDPLPVDDVCAFFPDLKIVLAHGGEPWVDVCVKLMVKWPNVSWMSSAIAPKHIPAAILQYANTRGADRIMWASDYPLLTHERCLAEAVRLPFRDAAKLERFLSLNASAMFFA; encoded by the coding sequence ATGACGACATCGGAACCCCTCCCGCTGCCCTCCGGGGTGGTCGACGCGTGGATCAACCCGAATCTGGGCGCCCTGACCAACGCCGCCACCGCGTTGTTCCCCGACCTGGCCGCGCGCATGGAGCGCGGGACCACCCTCGAGCAGTTGATCGACGAGATGGACGCGGCCGGGGTCGCGAAGGGCGTCCTCTGCTCGGGTTACGCCGGCGACGGGGACCGCGAGTGGTGCGTCAGGGCGCGGGACCGGTACCCCGAGCGGTTCGCACTCTCGCACGTCGTCGACCCTCGGGAGGGGATGGCGGCGGTCCGTCTCGTCGAGGAGTTGGTCACCGGGGAGGGGCACCGGCTGATCCGGCTGCTCGGGCTCCAGACCCAGCTGTACTACAACGACCCGGCGTACTACCCGATCTACGCGAAGTGCGTCGAGCTCGGCGTGCCGGTCAGTGTCAACGTCGGGTTCCCCGGACCGCACGTCCCGAGCAAATACCAGGACCCGCTGCCGGTCGACGACGTCTGTGCGTTCTTCCCCGACCTGAAGATCGTGCTCGCGCACGGCGGCGAGCCGTGGGTCGACGTCTGCGTGAAGCTGATGGTGAAGTGGCCGAACGTGTCCTGGATGAGTTCGGCGATCGCCCCGAAGCACATCCCGGCGGCGATCCTGCAGTACGCGAACACCCGGGGGGCCGACCGGATCATGTGGGCAAGTGACTACCCGTTGCTCACTCACGAACGATGTCTGGCCGAGGCGGTGCGGCTGCCGTTCCGGGACGCGGCGAAGCTCGAGAGGTTCCTCTCACTCAACGCCTCGGCGATGTTCTTCGCCTGA
- a CDS encoding TetR/AcrR family transcriptional regulator, with amino-acid sequence MGRSAIEARRRAALEEGNVGYLARRQEIIQAAKNVFRERGFEATLRDVAEVLGTDRASLYYYVGSKDELLQEIVREALARDIAAAKAVQKSKASTPDKIRELILSMVKSYSDNYPHMNVNTEDLRRYSHEKSDWAVEVITQTREYEAIVMSILNKGRTEKTLRRDLPVNVSALALFGMINWMHRWYRPTYPVAPEEIARTFAEIYLSGYAATE; translated from the coding sequence ATGGGGCGTAGCGCAATCGAAGCCCGGCGTCGTGCCGCGCTGGAAGAGGGGAACGTCGGGTATCTCGCCCGTCGCCAGGAGATCATTCAGGCCGCGAAGAATGTCTTCCGTGAGCGTGGTTTCGAGGCGACCTTGCGCGACGTGGCCGAGGTTCTCGGCACCGACCGGGCCTCGCTCTACTACTACGTCGGCAGCAAGGACGAACTGCTGCAGGAGATCGTCCGCGAGGCGCTGGCCCGCGACATCGCGGCGGCCAAGGCCGTGCAGAAGAGTAAGGCGAGTACGCCGGACAAGATCCGTGAGCTGATCCTGTCGATGGTGAAGTCCTACTCGGACAACTACCCCCACATGAACGTCAACACCGAGGACCTGCGGCGGTACTCGCACGAGAAGAGCGACTGGGCCGTCGAGGTCATCACGCAGACGCGTGAGTACGAGGCCATCGTGATGTCGATCCTCAACAAGGGGCGGACCGAGAAGACGCTGCGGCGCGACCTGCCCGTGAACGTCTCCGCGCTCGCGCTGTTCGGGATGATCAACTGGATGCACCGCTGGTACCGGCCGACCTACCCGGTCGCGCCGGAGGAGATCGCACGGACGTTCGCAGAGATCTATCTGTCGGGGTACGCCGCCACCGAATAA
- a CDS encoding SDR family NAD(P)-dependent oxidoreductase, with protein MTTSLGLEGKRALIIGGAGPGNGGASTRALAAAGASVAIADYNEGAAKTLADELAATGIAAVGLGVDVRNDADSDGIVDRAAAELGGLDVVVTVVGGHTLFAPWARLGDTPDSDWDLILTMNLGYVMRVTRAAVRLLEAQGTGGSIVAVGSISGEVSSPYAAAYGAAKAGVVSLAKSVALEYARDGIRMNVVALGATVSDANRELSAQGIAMQDSIPVGRFGNNVEIANAVVFLASPASSYITGTTLFVDGGVSQRFPLRVPNAPTHVAG; from the coding sequence ATGACGACGTCGCTGGGGCTCGAAGGCAAGCGTGCTCTGATCATCGGGGGCGCCGGCCCCGGTAACGGCGGGGCCTCCACACGCGCTCTCGCTGCCGCCGGGGCGTCGGTGGCGATCGCGGACTACAACGAGGGGGCCGCGAAGACCCTCGCCGACGAGCTCGCGGCCACCGGGATCGCGGCGGTCGGCCTCGGCGTCGACGTCCGGAACGACGCGGACTCCGACGGCATCGTCGACCGCGCCGCTGCCGAACTGGGTGGGCTCGACGTGGTCGTCACCGTCGTCGGCGGGCACACGCTGTTCGCGCCGTGGGCGCGACTCGGGGACACCCCCGACTCCGACTGGGACCTCATCCTGACGATGAACCTCGGCTACGTCATGCGCGTGACGCGCGCGGCCGTGCGTCTCCTCGAGGCGCAGGGGACCGGCGGCTCGATCGTCGCGGTCGGGTCCATCTCGGGCGAGGTCAGCAGCCCGTACGCCGCGGCCTACGGCGCCGCGAAGGCCGGCGTGGTCAGCCTCGCGAAGTCGGTCGCGCTGGAGTACGCGCGCGACGGGATCCGCATGAACGTCGTCGCGCTCGGCGCGACCGTCTCCGACGCGAACCGCGAGCTGAGCGCGCAGGGGATCGCGATGCAGGACTCGATCCCCGTGGGCCGCTTCGGCAACAACGTCGAGATCGCCAACGCCGTCGTCTTTCTGGCGTCCCCGGCGTCGAGCTACATCACCGGCACAACGCTCTTCGTGGACGGGGGAGTGTCGCAGCGCTTCCCGCTCCGCGTTCCGAACGCACCTACTCACGTGGCGGGCTGA